DNA from Aggregatimonas sangjinii:
GCGTGAATTTCTTACTAAGAAAGAACTTGAACGCATAGAACAGTTTTCCACTTCTTTTGAGAGACTAACGGTAGTTAAAGACCTATTCGTGTTTGGTTGCTATACTGGAATATGCTATGGTGATATTATGGACTTGACCAAAAATAATATTGTTAGAGGTATTGATGGCAATCAATGGCTAATGGCAAATAGAAATAAAACAGGAACTCCTTTCAAAATTCCGATTCTACCTGTAGCTGAAAAATTAATTCACAAATACCAGAATCATCATCGTACACACTTCAATGGTAAGTTATTGCCCTCCATTTCCAACCAAAAACTTAACAGTTACCTAAAAGAAGTAGCAGACCTCTGCAACATAGAAAAGAACCTTACTTTTCATATGGCCAGACATACTTTTGCTACTACGGTAACTCTTACTAATGGCGTGCCAATAGAAACGGTATCAAAGCTACTGGGACATACCAAGCTGGCTACAACTCAAATTTATGCCAGGGTAGTCGAAAGAAAACTAAGTGAGGATATGATGCTTCTTAGACAAAAATTAGGTTAGCGTGTACATGGACGAGCCACTCAATGAGCTAAAGTGGAATAACTATAGGAAAAGCCTATGATAGGTCGTTGGAGGTATTTATTAGTTTAAATCTATTTCATATGTAAGATTTTTAATATTAATTACGTATCTTATTGAGTATAAACGGCCTACCTAAACCCCGCTCAACCAAATATTTCTTTTCGAAAACAGTATTTTAAAAGTTTGTGCTTTTATTGAGGTGAAAATTTGCTAATGATAATTTGGATAATTACAACAGGTGGTACAATTGAAGGACTTGAATATAATAATGAGTCCGAAAAAAATGAGGCAACCGTTTCCATCGAAAGTTTATTGCAAGAAATCAACGTATCGTTCGAATACTGTATTGATTGTGCTTTTTCAAAAGATAGTCGATTCATCACTCCAGATGATAGAGCGTTGTTAAACGAAAAGATAAATGCCATTAGCTCAAATCATGTACTAATCACCCATGGCACAATTACCATGGTAGAAACAGCTACCTATCTGGGAAAACTTGATATTAATAAAACCATTGTACTTGTAGGTTCCTTTGTTCCAGGGACTGAGAAAAATTCAGACGCAAGCTTCAATTTAGGATATGCTATTTGTGCATTACAAACATTAGAAAAAGGGGTTTATATTGCCATGAACGGCAACGTATTTTCTTGGGACAAAGTCAGGAAAAATGTAGCTAAAAACAGATTTGAATGTTCGTCATAAATAATCAGCATGTTTGGTACTTCAATACATTGGACAACCTTTTTTCTACTATTGGTAGATACCTTCATCCTGATTTTTGTTTTTATAAAATCTTCAAACCTCCGGCATAGTAATCTCAATGGTTATTTAATTCTCGCGGGGCTTTTCGTTCTTTATAATTTGACAGGTGGGTTTTTGCCATTTGAAGGATTCCCCGGGCCTTTTATTTTACAGTACGTAATCACCTACGGTGTGGCCATGGTTACAGGCGTTTACTTATTCTACTACATTTATAAGCAATACGATATTCAGGTTTTAGGTCAACTTTTGACCATAAAAAATTTAGCTATTTACGGAGCATTATGTTTTCTAGGTCTCTTTTTAATTCCCTACTTCATAACGGATTCACTGAACATCGCTAGAATATTTTTTGCAATTCCCTTATCGATTATCTGCCTTTATTTTCTCTTCGCTTTTTACATGAGAATTTCCAAACAAAAGAATCCGAGTTCGTTTGGTTTGAGGCGAAATCGTCTTTCGGTATTGAGTGTAAGTTGTATGGCACTTTTACCTTTGCTTACAGTTATTGGAGATAATCAATGGCTTACATTTCCTATAGTCAATACATCTTTCTTTCTTATTTCGGCTATAGAGGTTGATCGCTATATTTATCTGTTGGAGCATCGTGATAAGATGAGCAAAGTATTTAACGCCTACAAGAAATCGGGGAAACAAGGTTTAGCTCCAACTTTGATAAGCAAAGGTCTAACAAGACGTGAAATTGAAATAGCATTGTCAATATTTGATCGCAAGTCATATAAGGAAATTGGTGATGAATTTTTCATCGCGGAAAGAACAGTCTCTAAACACGCCTCCAACATTTTTAAGAAAACAGGTGTTAAAAACAAAATCGAATTCTTGAACCGGTTTGGGGAGTAATATTTTCCTTTTAAAAGAATTTCAACACTTGTAGCCTATTACGTATTAATCTACGCCTTAACCCGTAGTGATATACGTTACTTTCCAACTCCATTTCTTGACTTAACTTACTATATTTAAATGCTATGCCATTAAAAAGAAACTCAATTTTAACTTCGCTTATGAATATTAGGGTGCTTTGAATTACTGATTACTATGCATCTTTGTAGGGTCACTT
Protein-coding regions in this window:
- a CDS encoding asparaginase domain-containing protein, with protein sequence MIIWIITTGGTIEGLEYNNESEKNEATVSIESLLQEINVSFEYCIDCAFSKDSRFITPDDRALLNEKINAISSNHVLITHGTITMVETATYLGKLDINKTIVLVGSFVPGTEKNSDASFNLGYAICALQTLEKGVYIAMNGNVFSWDKVRKNVAKNRFECSS
- a CDS encoding helix-turn-helix domain-containing protein, with amino-acid sequence MFGTSIHWTTFFLLLVDTFILIFVFIKSSNLRHSNLNGYLILAGLFVLYNLTGGFLPFEGFPGPFILQYVITYGVAMVTGVYLFYYIYKQYDIQVLGQLLTIKNLAIYGALCFLGLFLIPYFITDSLNIARIFFAIPLSIICLYFLFAFYMRISKQKNPSSFGLRRNRLSVLSVSCMALLPLLTVIGDNQWLTFPIVNTSFFLISAIEVDRYIYLLEHRDKMSKVFNAYKKSGKQGLAPTLISKGLTRREIEIALSIFDRKSYKEIGDEFFIAERTVSKHASNIFKKTGVKNKIEFLNRFGE